Part of the Phalacrocorax carbo chromosome 9, bPhaCar2.1, whole genome shotgun sequence genome is shown below.
CCATACTTCctaggaaagggagaaagggtaGTGCCTAATGCACTAAAGCCTGGTTAGTTTTATCACCTCTTTTTGGTGGTAAAGCCTCTGTGAAGTACTAACTAATCCCTACACTTactcaagtttaaaaaaaaataaaaagccatgactcaagatgtttttttttttaaaaaaacaacactgaatATTTGTCAGAGTACTAATTAAGCCATTATTCTATTTCATCAAAAGAATCacaattttcaagaaaaagcaCTTTGTCCCCATACCtttcaaagaaagcagagaCACAAAAGCAAACCAGATTACTGGGCTTCAGTTAAATAACAATTCAACAATTTTATCTTGACCTTCAGTCAGCTCACTGGACAAGGAACCATCACAACACCCAGTACTTCCCATATCTAGCATTTTTGCTCTCGGTACTGAtctcaaacacagaaaagtgCATTTGTTGTAGGtactgtttttctcctctgagtATTAAactctttcagttttgttttttttttttttttaaagcaacataCCTGCACTTCCCTTTGGAAGTCCTGTTTTGGAAGCTTGCACAACCCAATGTTGAAGTTACATTTTCTTGATCTCCAAGTCTTATCTGTAATTGGCACATGAAAAATACAATACACCGTTCCTTTGTTGTAGCATTTTACTATTGCAGTATTACTTGCCACTTCCCACATGCTCCTAGGGGACTTCCAAGTACAGCAGACATGTGGatacatttccttttaattctgtttttgcAAGAAGTCATGTAATCACCTGTATCTTCAATTACTCCTCCCTAAAAAGGTGACAGATGAAATTACTGCAATTCCCTGCAATGGAAAGTTGCCTCTAGCTTTATATTTTCCTGTTGATATGTTGGTTGTGTGTCAACATTTACCACAATAATTCTTCAGGTCATAAAACACTCATTTTGGGGGAATCTTGGTTAAACAAAggagtaattattttttctaaaaaaagctACCGTACAAACTTATGAAAATCATGTCAGGCAATGAAATGCTAGTATTTTTCACTGGCtctaaaaacaagaaaaaagtcaaGTCACTACAGACATCAGAAGTAAATCTCCTCCCTGACAACTTATTATTCAGCGGGATCTCATCTCATCTCTTCGTGGAACTTCcttgaaaaaaacaggaaaatttaaCTGTCAACTTTGCAAGAGTCACCAAAAGGAGTTTAGACAGTCCTTGGGAAAACTTCTAGTTGAACGAGCCAAATtgacaaaaatacatattttactaagatgtatatttaatttctttggaaCTTGGTGGTTTTGTACTTTTAGTATTACTCCCATAGTGTGAAATCACACTCATTTAAGAGTTGATGAGCCATCAAAATTTGTCATGatcagtctttttatttttttgcataagGGACTACACATCCTAGACCTGAGACATGAGCATACTTTCACCTTGAACAGAAGTcacttttgaaagcatttttatttgtcttATCTCAGATGTCAGCAAAtaaatgggtattttttttcatcctaGCTTTtgacagggtttttttagttttatggGAATATGGAATAAGTTGCAGAACTGTGCAGCAGTCATACACTCAAATCAATGTTCTGGGGCACAAGACATCCGTAATGGACTGATGATTACAATATAAAACTGTACTATCAATTTACaatcatgctttttaaaatgcctacTAAAGCAGTCCAGACATACCTGAGACTTCAAAAAGTCTAAGGACAGCTTTGAAAACAGGCAATTCCCACTGAGTGTGAACACTCGCATGTGAATCCCTAACCTGTTCAGGTCTGAAACCCCTCACTGCCGGATCTCCGAGGCAGTTTGGAAAGATGCTTTTCATCCAAAGGGACAATTCCCTCTTCATTCACCAGATTTGTCCTTTAGGCAAATACAGCTGCATTCACAGAGGCAGGCAGCATCTTTTGCTACATAAACTCACAGAGCTGCGGAAGAGAGAggggattaaaaaaagccaacaaacaCCGAACAAATGGGGAAATGATAAGCAGACAAGCTTTCATATACACAAGCCGTGGCTAACGCAGCCTGGATCCTCACACTTCTTGCCTTTGCTGAATGCCCAAGCTCCAGACACTCCAGTTGTTCTGGATTTTCTGgcaagggagaaggagaaataaaaccataGGCACAGAGGCAGAACGAGACAAATATTCAAGGTTACCTGAGAATGAAGCAGATTTGATGTTAGCTATTTGCTTGAAAGTACTTCTTTTTGTGCAAGTCTAAATCTGGGTAACATCATTCAGACCAGCAGCCTTGTTTCAGACAGAGTTGACTGCCATGCAAGTTTCATGACTCTTTTCCCTAGGAGcacatagaagaaaaaaggctgctAGAAGTGGTAGCAAAATCTTACAGAAGCCCTTCCTAATTTAACAGAGGTTCAATTATTTCCCATTTATGTGTATACAAGAAAATCACCATCAGCAAGTATCATTTCTTGCCATTTGTAGTAACAgttcataaaataattaaaattcaccaTCTTACAGGCACCCTATCACTTCTGATGTCACTCAGTATCTTAGAGGAATACACAGAGGGGAAATATACTGTATTAACTTTTAAGTGATGCATATTTAACTAAGACCTCGTTGGACCAGCAAAGAAATTATGATGCcagttagaaaatatttttttaattctttaaatggGAAGAGAAGCTACCCAGAACAAGCAGCTGAATTAGAGTGAGACTCCCCAATAAAGCAGTAGGGAGACAAGCTGATTTTACACTAACTGGTCCTTGCAAAGTCAGACCAGTTCTAGGCACACATCAGTTCTAGACAGTGACTGTGCAAGTTTCAGCAGTACAAATTCTTATACCTGCTGAAGACTAGAGCTAAGATATCAGGCATGTAAAAGCACATAAGATTTGGCATAAGTTTTAAGAACGTAATAAAACAGGATatctatttctgtttaaatgcGTAACATAAATGCATACTTACCTAATACCTTTCCTGTTAAGCCAAACAGTCTCTTTGAATTGCTGTAACAAGGCACAGTTTCCTCAGTAAAGGAATGCACCCAGCTAGATGCCCGGTACAGTGAGAtacagatacatatatatatacacacacatatgcatttGACATATACAGTTGCAGAGTTATGAACAAATTATACTAATTCCTACCTGTAACGTGGAGACTGATGCACACTAAGGAGGTAGGGGGAAAGCATCTTAACATACAATTGCTCAGTTAATGACAATGTAAGGcgagggagggcagaggggaacACCCACAGCTGTTCAAACCTGTGGATTTTGAACTGCAGTTCATAGCAGTTTTGGGGAACTTTCCCAGAGGGGCAGAAGATATTTATTCAACTCAATGCTAATGTTCCCCTTTATAAAACTCTGAAAGTGCCTGGCTCTCTGCTTTACCCTAAGGCATCTGTCATCCAATTCAGTGGCTCTATTCACAGGGAAAAGCATCAAGGAAAAATCTCCTGTGGATTTATAATTTTGAAGGAAGAATCTCTGATACTGCAAACAACACTGCCTAATAAAACTGACTGTTACATTGCTGTGAGATACGGCAGTTCACATCAATATTTGTATCCTCCTGAAGCAGGATATACTACTGCAACACCTTTCAGTTATGAGTGATGTCTCTATTGATGAAAACATGTAGTATAGGCTTGTCTCTTTGGTTCAGTTGTATTATATGGACTGAACTTCAAGTATTTATACAGTCTTTCATAgtttaatacaaaattaatcAAGCTTTAATTCAGGAAGCAATGTTTAACTACTGGGTTATCTCATGCCCAAGTTTAATACAAAAAACAGTTTCAAATTCACTGAAGACTCACACCAACTGCGTGGTTTCATGTGACGGAGTTATCAAGTTCAAAAAATTTAGCAAAGCAATGCCATTTTTCCCCAAACCAGATGCTTCTAAAGCACTTGTTGAAATCATGACCTCAGTGGCCTCATTTTTGTGGAGGTGACACTGTTATCTCGTGAACactcccctgctcccaccctcCCCATTTTAGAGGTTTGAGAATCTGAAAAGGATAGTGTGTAGTAGGGGAGGTCACTTGTGGGAAGGCAGAGTCTCTCAGGCGCAGAAATGTACTCTCTTCATGTTCAGTGCCTTCCTTAGTTCGGGTCTACAGAAAACAACTGAGTTACTGGCAGCGGTCTTCCCCTAGCACAGCCAGTGCTAACACATATCAGAAACCAATCCACCTTTCCCCCCTTCTCTACCTCCCTGCTAGTTCAGAGCTCTTCCCCAGTACCAGCTTATGAAGGTAaacatttgttattttataacaaaaataatacactGTACTTGATCTATCCGTCTCGCCCGAAAAATCTGAGGAATAAGCTTAATTATATACACTCAAAAAACCAAATGTGAGTACCTGAAGGAAAGAACACCATCCCATGTTGTATtatcttttcttatttaaaaaaagccaagaggAGACCCTTGGTAAGAGAAGAGCCTATTAATTATGACAAGAGATCATGACATACTAGTTGAGATTTAAAGGCCGCTAATAACACTTTTTCTAGTAATTAGTGCAAGATAGTTATCTgatataaacaaatatttgatgGTAGACTTCAGTGATAAACAATTCACCTGATGACATTtacatataaatacacataaatAAAAACCTACATAATTTAGGTTTGTAGTTAACAAAAAATATGGTCTGAAATGAATTAAATGTAATTGTATCTAGCTGGATCAAAGCTCTTCCTCTAATTATACTCAAGTATACGGGGTATGAAAAGCATAATTGTACAATTCTCAATTTAGTAAAGTACTACTCTATAAAACAGAATCATGAAAACAGCTCTTACATTTTAATGTAAAGTATAAAATTgtatatttacatttacatacactTTACTGAACTACATTGGGTAGCTCACAGTAAAAAAACATCCCTTTTtgaaaatctttcaaaaaaatacatCAACTGCAAATATGATCAGAAGTTACTACGTTAGCAGCTGACATAACATCtgtagtaaaaatatattttaggaaaataCCTGGAAAAATCTAAACACCAATAAACACTTTAGAACtatttttgaagtaaaaattgTAGCAAAAAACAGAATAAGCTAGCTAAGGTAACAGGAACTATTGCATACTGCTCTTTAAGAGCCACGTAGCGACTTagaacagaagcagcagagtaGGAGTTATGTGGTGTAACAAAGTGGAAAACGGAGGAAAATAGGAAACCAGTTATCCAACTTCTCTCTATGTTTATTACCATTTTTACTGGGAGAAGTGTAAGAAAGATGAGAGACTCCCTCTCACTTAGCATATCCTCCATCAAAGGCTAAAACAAATTGGTAAAAGGAACCCAATTTCAAGAGCCTTGGACCCCAATCTTAAAAACATTTACCATATGGACTTACAGTTCAATGGACAATAAACCAGATTATTACACTACAAGTTGCAGGTTAACTGTAAGAGTTAACACTACTTTGCAATATGAAGTGctttttcaatatatatatctatataataTATAGATATTTGTAAAATACACGTGCAGATTTGATAGAACAAACTGTGGAAATAGCTTTCTCgagtctttttttcccattaacaGATCTTGATCTCCTACACAAGGAGTTTCAGGATTCGACAAGGATTTCCACAATATGATCAAGCTCATTAAGATCAGATTTACAATTAGAGTTAGAAGTTGTAGTTGTTGGAGAAGAAAACGTTTCAAGCCCATCACAGTGTCCCATTTTTGTGGTGCTCATCATGCCTGTTAACATAGTATCAAGATCATAGTAAGAATTGTCAACTTCTGAAAACAGATCTTCAACAGAATTAGGACTTTTATTCTCCAGTGTCTCAAATATTTGATCTAATGATTTTTGaaagtttcctttattttcttgtggGTTCTCCATTTCCCACACATTGCTCTGCAGGTTTCTTGGAGCTTGCGCTGAAGAGGCTGTTGACATAGTTCCTGAACTATCTTCTGCCTGATCACCCTCAAAGTCTTTATTGAAAGTACTGTAGCCTGGAACATGCTTCCCCTCAGCTTGTTCCCTAGATGAACGACAGAGGATATCTGTTGAAACAAGACGATCCAGGGATGCCTGCCCTGTACTCTGGGTATTTATCATCTGCCAAGTCCCATCCTGAGTCATTTCCTCTTGGATCTGCCGTACCGTGTTGGCTATAAGTACCGAACGACAAAGGTTAGGCTCAACCAACATGTGACACAGCTGAAGTTTAACCAAGGACATATCTAAAAGTGACTGCCGCTGAAGATTATATGAAGGAATAGCCTTAATACCAGCCAGAGTTCCTTCAATATCTTCTTCACcatcaaaacattttctctttaatcCTCGCACAAACATTGTGtcctgttaaaaaaagataaaataaaaagttcttGTACAACATAACAGCtcaagagggagggaaaaaagaccaaaaaacagaacagaaaactttaatcttaaatataaacagcaaaCGCTTTTAAGATACAAACATCAGAACTGTCATACTAGCTTATGGAATGGCCAGTGTGGTACAACAGGGGTCAGGAACATATGGACTGGATCCCAAAGGTGGCACTAAGGAACCAGAGGTGAGCAGGTCCACAACTCATGGCATCGGAGAGAGGCAGGGGCTCCCACCTCCTACCTTCCATTAAGCCCCACGCTCAATGgaagccaggagctgctgcttcacACGGAAGCAAACCTCTCCATGGCTGCATTTCACCTACTGGAGAGGCAGTTTCTCCTCAGTCTCCCTGAGCTTCTACTTGCATGCTTAACCTCTAATTTTGGAAATGTACAACCTGGCACACCGACTTTAAAAGATTTGACCCCTCCAGAACATCAACATGCCTAACAGagtgacatgaaaaaaataccatcGGTAGCATACTTGAAAGGTTAGCTTATTTTGGCTACCGGGAGAGTAAGATCTTGATTTGTTCCATAAAACTTGATATTCAACTTCAATTCAATTGACGTGCCTAAAGCAGTCCTTCTGGTTCCCTAAGTCAGGTGAGTAACTGAACTCTGTAATTCCAGTATGAATTGTGCAAGTCCAATAAGGATAGGCACAGCCATCCTCTGTATGGGCTTCTGTACTTCTTTCCCAGTGGActataagaaaggaaaattccCATATCCCTAGTTTAGGTTCACCAACTAAAAATAAGTGGGGTGCATCCAGACTTCTCATTATTTACTTCTAAAAATCACTTGCTGAATCTTCCAAGGTATGACTTTCAAGGACTAGCCTCCAGATCTTCCTCTGAATTACACTAATTTTGACAACAGTGCCCCATGCAAATATTGCAGCTGATAtcttgaaaaacaaacttttttttaaaaaaaacacagtagATGTCACTTATTTTAGCCTTATAAAAATGAGGCCGCAAATGCAAGCTAGTACCTGATCTTTATATTTATGCATCTTTGTTATGTCCCTTCTAGGTCTTCTGTCCTTAGAATTCCTGTTTGCCTaata
Proteins encoded:
- the CDCA4 gene encoding cell division cycle-associated protein 4 produces the protein MGEEEGLHQTQLLDTMFVRGLKRKCFDGEEDIEGTLAGIKAIPSYNLQRQSLLDMSLVKLQLCHMLVEPNLCRSVLIANTVRQIQEEMTQDGTWQMINTQSTGQASLDRLVSTDILCRSSREQAEGKHVPGYSTFNKDFEGDQAEDSSGTMSTASSAQAPRNLQSNVWEMENPQENKGNFQKSLDQIFETLENKSPNSVEDLFSEVDNSYYDLDTMLTGMMSTTKMGHCDGLETFSSPTTTTSNSNCKSDLNELDHIVEILVES